From Halalkalicoccus sp. CG83, one genomic window encodes:
- a CDS encoding TraB domain-containing protein, whose amino-acid sequence MAKRGTITIVPSVHFSSTHRRRVRETIRDRRPDVVAVELDERRFDRLDRRSRLRPDELSRGASPTTTPTYRTLQAIQRTVARLYGFDPEESDMESAIQTAAELGIEIAPIDEPLEDVLSTLSSKVGLVTVPKMLLRMQLMGPAERLRQIETLTLPFRDVRSGDDVQPMVDQMRTLVPEVADQLLDRRDRAMAERLYALRHEGYDVVAVVGAAHHNGILAALDELEERDAEPTVSVPIRKSGRSVTEVPIE is encoded by the coding sequence ATGGCCAAACGAGGAACCATCACCATCGTCCCGAGCGTCCACTTCTCGTCGACTCACCGCCGCCGGGTCCGCGAGACGATTCGGGATCGACGGCCCGACGTGGTCGCCGTCGAACTCGACGAGCGGCGTTTCGACCGCCTCGATCGACGCTCGCGCCTGCGACCGGACGAGCTGTCGCGCGGGGCCTCCCCGACCACCACGCCCACCTACCGGACGCTCCAGGCGATCCAGCGGACCGTCGCCCGGCTCTACGGCTTCGACCCCGAGGAGTCGGACATGGAGTCCGCGATACAGACCGCCGCCGAACTGGGGATCGAGATCGCGCCGATCGACGAGCCTCTGGAGGACGTCCTCTCGACGCTCTCGTCGAAGGTCGGGCTGGTGACGGTCCCGAAGATGCTGCTCCGGATGCAGCTGATGGGGCCCGCCGAACGTCTCCGCCAGATCGAGACGTTGACGCTTCCGTTCAGGGACGTCAGAAGCGGCGACGACGTCCAGCCGATGGTCGATCAGATGCGCACGCTCGTCCCGGAGGTCGCCGATCAGCTGCTCGACCGACGGGACCGGGCGATGGCCGAACGGCTCTACGCCCTTCGCCACGAGGGCTACGACGTCGTCGCGGTCGTCGGCGCGGCACACCACAACGGCATCCTGGCCGCGCTCGACGAGCTCGAGGAGCGGGACGCCGAGCCGACCGTCTCGGTCCCGATCAGGAAATCCGGTCGTTCGGTCACCGAGGTACCGATCGAGTAG
- a CDS encoding ABC transporter permease — protein sequence MSVLGNLYGAAEYLTANWVEFLELLRQHLALVLISEVAAILVAVPLGIVAVRYDRLRSTILSVGNVAQTIPTLAVIALAFPVFGLGFRSAVIALFVYALLPILTNTITGLENVEESTVEAARGMGMTDTDVLRRIRLPLSVPVVFAGIRTSTVINVGTAYLAFFIGGGGLGVWVISGIDLFDTSRILAGAIPGALLAIGLDSLLALVERRLGGEAVQDESMMTG from the coding sequence ATGAGCGTCCTCGGCAACCTGTACGGCGCGGCGGAGTATCTGACGGCGAACTGGGTCGAGTTCCTCGAACTGCTCCGCCAGCACCTCGCACTCGTGCTGATCTCGGAGGTCGCTGCGATCCTGGTGGCCGTCCCGCTCGGCATCGTCGCGGTTCGGTACGACCGCCTCCGAAGTACGATCCTCTCGGTCGGGAACGTCGCCCAGACGATCCCGACGCTCGCGGTGATCGCGCTTGCGTTTCCGGTCTTCGGTCTGGGGTTCAGGTCTGCGGTGATCGCGCTGTTCGTCTACGCGCTGTTGCCGATTCTCACGAACACGATCACGGGGCTGGAGAACGTCGAGGAGAGTACGGTCGAGGCGGCTCGCGGAATGGGAATGACCGACACCGACGTCCTGCGGCGGATCCGGCTCCCGCTCTCGGTGCCGGTGGTGTTCGCCGGCATCCGGACGAGCACGGTCATCAACGTCGGCACGGCGTACCTCGCGTTCTTCATCGGCGGCGGCGGCCTCGGGGTCTGGGTCATCAGCGGCATCGACCTCTTCGACACGTCCCGGATCCTGGCCGGCGCGATACCCGGCGCGCTGTTGGCGATCGGTCTCGACAGCCTGCTCGCGCTCGTCGAGCGACGGCTTGGCGGGGAGGCCGTTCAGGACGAGTCGATGATGACGGGGTAG
- a CDS encoding DUF7571 family protein — translation MKPCQNCQTVIDEYLLDKQLEPLRELTVDDFSVCANCATIVADACVKCDGAVYVPRGESVTPDYCPACRSDIINRTGHDPGWTRGHVST, via the coding sequence ATGAAACCATGCCAGAACTGCCAGACGGTCATCGACGAGTATCTCCTCGATAAACAGCTCGAACCCCTGCGCGAACTCACGGTTGACGACTTCAGCGTCTGTGCGAACTGCGCGACCATCGTCGCGGATGCGTGTGTGAAGTGTGACGGCGCAGTGTACGTTCCTCGAGGTGAATCCGTCACCCCCGACTACTGTCCAGCGTGTCGGTCGGACATCATAAACCGTACCGGCCACGACCCTGGCTGGACGCGTGGACACGTCTCCACCTGA
- a CDS encoding cold-shock protein — translation MANGKVDFFNDTGGYGFISTDDGDLDDDEDVFFHMEDVGGEDLTEGTEVEFDIESSPKGPRAANVVRQ, via the coding sequence ATGGCAAACGGAAAAGTTGATTTCTTCAACGATACTGGCGGCTACGGTTTCATTTCGACTGACGACGGCGACCTCGACGACGACGAAGACGTCTTCTTCCACATGGAGGACGTCGGCGGAGAGGACCTGACGGAAGGTACTGAGGTCGAGTTTGACATCGAGTCCTCACCGAAGGGGCCCCGCGCGGCGAACGTCGTCCGACAGTAA
- the katG gene encoding catalase/peroxidase HPI, producing MGRSNEDWWPNRLNLKILDQNARPASPMEEEFDYAEEFEKLDLDEVKADIEDVLTTSQDWWPADYGHYGPLMIRMAWHSAGTYRVSDGRGGATGGTQRFAPLNSWPDNANLDKARRLLWPVKQKYGRKLSWADLIVLTGNVALESMGFETFGFAGGREDAYEPDQAVDWGPEDEWEDSDRFTEEGELEGNLAATVMGLIYVNPEGPDGNPDPEASAENIRESFGQMAMNDEETAALIAGGHTFGKVHGAENPDEHVGPEPEAAPIDQQGFGWESSHGSGKGSDAITSGIEGPWNATPTQWDMGYLGNLLDHEWEPDRGPGGAWQWTTTGGELNETAPGAEDPSEKEDVMMLTTDVALKKDPEYREILERFRENPQEFQESFAKAWYKLIHRDMGPPERFLGPEVPDEEMLWQDPIPDADYDLIDEAEIAELKEEILDSDLSRSQLVKTAWASASTYRDSDKRGGANGARIRLRPQRDWEVNEPAQLATVLDTFEEIREEFNGSRSDDVRVSLADLIVLGGNAAVEKAAADAGYDMEIPFEPGRTDASQEQTDVESFEALEPEADGFRNYLGIESDRSEEELLVDRADLLDLTTDQMTVLVGGMRVLGANYKDTDFGVLTDRPGTLTNDFFVNLLDMDYEWEGAEEGEESESEDIMEREEPSDAQEIYEIRDRETGEVEWTGTRVDLVFGSNARLRAVADVYASADAEEKFVRDFVDTWEKVMKLDRFDLE from the coding sequence ATGGGTAGATCCAACGAGGACTGGTGGCCGAACCGGTTGAACCTGAAGATCCTCGACCAGAACGCTCGTCCGGCGAGTCCGATGGAGGAGGAGTTCGACTACGCCGAGGAGTTCGAGAAGCTCGACCTCGACGAGGTGAAGGCGGACATCGAGGACGTGTTGACGACCTCCCAGGACTGGTGGCCGGCGGACTACGGCCACTACGGACCGTTGATGATCCGGATGGCGTGGCACAGCGCCGGCACCTACCGCGTTAGCGACGGACGCGGCGGCGCGACCGGCGGCACGCAGCGCTTCGCGCCGCTGAACAGCTGGCCCGACAACGCGAACCTCGACAAGGCGCGTCGGCTGCTCTGGCCGGTCAAGCAGAAGTACGGCCGCAAGCTCTCGTGGGCAGACCTGATCGTCCTGACCGGGAACGTCGCCCTGGAGTCGATGGGGTTCGAGACGTTCGGCTTCGCCGGCGGGCGCGAGGACGCCTATGAGCCCGACCAGGCCGTCGACTGGGGGCCCGAGGACGAGTGGGAGGACTCCGACCGCTTCACCGAGGAGGGTGAACTCGAGGGGAACCTCGCCGCCACCGTCATGGGGCTCATCTACGTCAACCCCGAGGGGCCGGACGGTAACCCGGATCCGGAAGCGTCGGCGGAGAACATCCGGGAGTCGTTCGGCCAGATGGCGATGAACGACGAGGAGACGGCCGCGCTCATCGCCGGCGGCCACACGTTCGGGAAGGTCCACGGCGCGGAGAACCCCGACGAGCACGTCGGCCCCGAGCCCGAGGCGGCCCCCATCGACCAGCAGGGATTCGGCTGGGAGAGCAGCCACGGCTCCGGCAAGGGGAGCGACGCGATCACCAGCGGGATCGAGGGCCCGTGGAACGCCACGCCGACCCAGTGGGACATGGGCTACCTCGGCAACCTGCTCGACCACGAGTGGGAACCCGATCGTGGCCCCGGCGGCGCGTGGCAGTGGACCACGACCGGCGGCGAGCTCAACGAGACCGCGCCGGGCGCCGAGGACCCCTCGGAGAAGGAGGACGTGATGATGCTGACGACGGACGTCGCGCTGAAGAAGGATCCGGAGTACCGGGAGATCCTCGAGCGCTTCCGGGAGAACCCCCAGGAGTTCCAGGAGTCGTTCGCGAAGGCGTGGTACAAGCTGATCCACCGCGACATGGGCCCGCCCGAGCGGTTCCTCGGTCCGGAGGTCCCGGACGAGGAGATGCTCTGGCAGGACCCGATCCCCGACGCCGATTACGACCTGATCGACGAGGCGGAGATCGCCGAGCTCAAGGAGGAGATCCTCGACTCGGACCTCTCTCGCTCCCAGCTGGTCAAGACCGCCTGGGCGTCGGCGTCGACGTATCGCGACAGCGACAAGCGCGGCGGGGCCAACGGGGCCCGTATCCGCCTCCGACCGCAGCGTGACTGGGAGGTGAACGAGCCCGCACAGCTGGCGACCGTCCTGGACACGTTCGAGGAGATCCGAGAGGAGTTCAACGGTTCGCGATCCGACGACGTGCGGGTCTCGCTCGCCGACCTGATCGTCCTGGGCGGCAACGCGGCCGTCGAGAAGGCCGCGGCGGACGCCGGCTACGACATGGAAATCCCGTTCGAGCCGGGCCGTACCGACGCCTCGCAGGAACAGACCGACGTCGAGTCCTTCGAGGCGCTCGAACCGGAGGCAGACGGGTTCCGCAACTACCTCGGGATCGAGAGCGACCGCTCGGAGGAGGAGCTGCTGGTCGACAGGGCCGACCTGCTTGACCTGACGACCGACCAGATGACGGTCCTGGTGGGCGGCATGCGCGTGCTGGGCGCGAACTACAAGGACACCGACTTCGGCGTCCTCACCGACCGACCGGGGACGCTGACCAACGACTTCTTCGTGAACCTGCTCGACATGGACTACGAGTGGGAGGGCGCCGAGGAAGGCGAGGAATCCGAGTCCGAGGACATCATGGAGCGCGAGGAGCCCTCGGACGCCCAGGAGATCTACGAGATTCGCGACCGCGAGACGGGCGAGGTCGAATGGACGGGGACCCGCGTGGACCTCGTCTTCGGTTCGAACGCCCGACTTCGAGCCGTCGCGGACGTCTACGCGTCCGCCGACGCCGAGGAGAAGTTCGTGCGTGACTTCGTGGACACCTGGGAGAAGGTGATGAAGCTCGACCGCTTCGATCTCGAGTGA